The Natrinema salifodinae genome includes a window with the following:
- a CDS encoding arsenic resistance protein produces MNVFERFQTLFVMTGIGVGLAAAQFDGVPALADRLVLPFLLVTLFATFAGMPLANLRRAFRNRRFVATTLVVNFGWNPLLAVGLGAVFLADHPALWVGLLMLLVTPCTDWYLVFTDLANGDVPLATSLLPYNLVLQLLLLPVYLALFADTLVQFRLQLLLESIVLVLVVPLTLAVAVRRGVAAFDRQQWFAATVRPRLGPVQITFLALAVAAMFASQGGLVVERPDVLVRLALPVVAFYAVNFSLGLAIGRVLDFSHEEVACFNCTVLSRNSPTALAIAVVAFPNEPLIPLALVVGPLVELPLLSAVAGLLRRFERRGWTVGERAPL; encoded by the coding sequence GTGAACGTCTTCGAGCGCTTCCAGACGCTGTTCGTGATGACGGGGATCGGAGTCGGCCTGGCGGCCGCGCAGTTCGACGGCGTCCCCGCGCTCGCGGATCGGCTCGTGCTCCCGTTCCTGCTGGTGACGCTGTTCGCGACGTTCGCCGGAATGCCGCTCGCGAACCTCCGCCGGGCGTTCCGGAACCGGCGGTTCGTCGCCACGACTCTCGTCGTGAACTTCGGCTGGAACCCGCTGCTGGCGGTCGGCCTCGGCGCGGTCTTCCTGGCCGACCACCCGGCGCTGTGGGTCGGCCTGCTCATGCTGCTCGTAACGCCCTGTACCGACTGGTATCTGGTCTTTACCGACCTCGCGAACGGCGACGTGCCGCTGGCGACGTCGCTACTGCCGTACAACCTCGTCCTGCAACTGCTGTTGCTACCGGTCTACCTCGCGCTCTTCGCGGACACGCTCGTCCAATTTCGGTTGCAGCTCCTGCTCGAGAGCATCGTGCTCGTTCTCGTGGTCCCGCTGACGCTGGCCGTTGCCGTCCGCAGGGGCGTCGCGGCGTTCGACCGCCAGCAGTGGTTCGCGGCGACGGTGCGACCGAGACTCGGCCCCGTCCAGATCACCTTCCTCGCGCTGGCCGTCGCCGCGATGTTCGCCTCCCAGGGCGGCCTGGTCGTCGAGCGCCCGGACGTGCTCGTTCGCCTGGCCCTCCCCGTCGTCGCCTTCTACGCCGTCAACTTCTCGCTCGGCCTGGCGATCGGTCGCGTCCTCGACTTCTCTCACGAGGAAGTCGCCTGTTTCAACTGTACGGTCCTCTCGCGGAACTCGCCGACCGCCCTCGCGATCGCGGTGGTCGCGTTCCCGAACGAGCCGCTGATTCCGCTCGCGCTCGTCGTCGGCCCGCTGGTCGAACTCCCGCTGCTCTCGGCGGTCGCGGGCCTGTTGCGCCGGTTCGAGCGGCGCGGCTGGACGGTTGGAGAACGAGCGCCGCTCTGA
- a CDS encoding tRNA(Ile)(2)-agmatinylcytidine synthase, with product MTVVGLDDTDSRERGMCTTYVAARIAERLRQADADVARLLLVRLNPAVEYKTRGNAALAIHTDCDPDRAFQIARERLESLAETADERTNPGLVVAAHVHDDPAPPEDVRRFARAAIRDRLAIEDATALIERRGYRSWHAGDGRGRIGAVAAIGAWSALDEWTYEYISYREPDRWGTPRDVDHESVFEAADRGYSEVWDTVDRGEDETVCVPHAPGPILHGIRGDDLDAVRAAAERIESEPVAASRLFVTNQGTDVHLREGSIPNVEDGRAYRLEGRVVSEPETRRGGHVFIELESPSSDGRGSADRLACAAFEPTKRFRDRVRALRVGDRITACGEVSRGTLKLEKFAVRGLVRTERVTPTCPDCGRTMESAGRNQGYRCRDCGTSRDAKAEQPLERDLEEGWYEVPPCARRHIAKPLVRGGFDAPTHPER from the coding sequence ATGACCGTCGTCGGGCTCGACGATACCGACTCGCGCGAGCGCGGAATGTGCACGACCTACGTCGCCGCACGGATCGCCGAGCGGCTGCGCCAGGCGGACGCTGACGTGGCGCGACTCCTCCTCGTCCGGCTCAACCCCGCCGTCGAGTACAAGACGCGGGGCAACGCCGCCCTGGCGATCCACACCGACTGCGATCCCGACCGTGCGTTCCAGATCGCCCGCGAGCGCCTCGAATCCCTGGCCGAGACCGCGGACGAGCGGACGAATCCCGGCCTGGTCGTCGCGGCCCACGTCCACGACGATCCGGCACCCCCCGAGGACGTACGTCGATTCGCGCGCGCGGCGATCCGCGACCGCCTGGCGATCGAGGACGCGACGGCGCTGATCGAGCGCCGCGGCTACCGGTCGTGGCACGCCGGCGACGGCCGCGGTCGGATCGGCGCCGTCGCCGCGATCGGCGCCTGGTCGGCGCTCGACGAGTGGACCTACGAGTACATCTCCTACCGTGAGCCCGACCGCTGGGGGACGCCCCGCGACGTGGACCACGAGAGCGTCTTCGAGGCGGCCGATCGAGGCTATTCCGAGGTCTGGGACACGGTCGATCGCGGCGAGGACGAGACCGTCTGCGTGCCGCACGCGCCCGGTCCGATCCTGCACGGGATCCGCGGTGACGATCTGGACGCGGTCCGGGCGGCGGCCGAGCGGATCGAGAGCGAGCCCGTCGCCGCGAGCCGGCTGTTCGTGACGAACCAGGGGACGGACGTCCACCTCCGGGAGGGATCGATTCCGAACGTCGAGGACGGGCGGGCCTACCGGCTGGAGGGCCGCGTCGTGAGCGAGCCGGAGACGCGCCGCGGCGGACACGTCTTCATCGAGCTCGAGTCACCGTCCAGCGACGGGCGAGGGTCGGCCGACCGACTCGCGTGTGCGGCCTTCGAGCCGACGAAACGGTTCAGAGATCGCGTCAGAGCGCTCCGAGTCGGCGATCGGATCACCGCTTGCGGGGAGGTTTCCCGTGGGACGCTCAAACTCGAGAAGTTCGCCGTGCGCGGCCTGGTGCGGACCGAGCGGGTGACGCCGACCTGTCCCGACTGCGGCCGGACGATGGAGAGCGCCGGCCGAAACCAGGGCTATCGCTGCCGGGACTGCGGAACGAGCCGGGACGCGAAGGCGGAGCAGCCGCTGGAGCGGGACCTCGAAGAGGGGTGGTACGAAGTGCCGCCGTGTGCGCGCCGTCACATCGCGAAGCCGCTCGTCCGCGGCGGATTCGACGCGCCGACGCACCCCGAGCGGTAG
- a CDS encoding transcriptional regulator: protein MSRSALVGNVTAMLEDAGFVVSDRCAIRPKSFDIVARRGEDLILVKILANIDAFNEETGHEMRRLGTYLQATPLVIGLRSRDEDLKPDVVYFRHGVPVFSPDTAYNLFIESVPPLIYAAPGGLYVNIDGELLADERQDRDWSLGQLASELGVSRRTVSKYEDGMNASVEVAMALEEMFDAPLTSPVDVLDGAEDVHESESTPDDPEADPDDEQVVAVFTRAGYRVHPTVRSPFTAVSEDEDDSDVVLTGHSEFTKAAQKRARIMSSIGHVTRTRSVYIVDRAKQESVDGTALVEREELAELRDADELRDVIRERSEREEAA from the coding sequence ATGTCCCGCTCCGCACTGGTCGGCAATGTCACCGCGATGTTAGAGGACGCGGGGTTCGTTGTCAGCGACCGGTGTGCGATCCGACCCAAGAGCTTCGATATCGTCGCGCGACGCGGCGAGGACCTTATTCTCGTCAAGATCCTCGCCAACATCGACGCGTTCAACGAGGAGACCGGCCACGAGATGCGACGGCTGGGAACCTATCTCCAGGCGACGCCGCTCGTCATCGGCCTGCGCAGTCGCGACGAGGACCTCAAACCGGACGTCGTCTACTTCCGACACGGCGTCCCCGTCTTCAGCCCCGACACGGCATACAACCTGTTCATCGAGAGCGTCCCGCCGCTGATCTACGCGGCCCCGGGCGGCCTCTACGTCAACATCGACGGCGAGCTGCTCGCCGACGAACGGCAGGACCGCGACTGGAGCCTCGGCCAACTCGCCAGCGAACTCGGCGTCTCTCGGCGGACCGTCTCGAAGTACGAAGACGGCATGAACGCCTCCGTCGAGGTCGCGATGGCGCTCGAGGAGATGTTCGACGCGCCCCTGACCAGCCCCGTCGACGTGCTCGACGGGGCCGAGGACGTCCACGAGAGCGAGTCGACGCCGGACGATCCGGAGGCGGACCCGGACGACGAGCAGGTCGTCGCCGTCTTCACCCGAGCCGGCTACCGAGTCCATCCGACGGTCCGCTCGCCGTTTACGGCCGTCAGCGAGGACGAAGACGACAGCGACGTCGTCCTCACGGGTCACTCGGAGTTCACGAAGGCCGCCCAGAAGCGCGCCCGCATTATGAGTTCGATCGGACACGTCACTCGGACGCGCTCGGTCTACATCGTGGATCGGGCGAAACAGGAGTCCGTCGACGGCACGGCCCTGGTCGAACGCGAGGAACTCGCGGAGCTCCGAGACGCCGACGAACTCCGCGACGTCATCCGGGAGCGGTCCGAGCGCGAGGAAGCGGCCTGA
- a CDS encoding glutathione S-transferase N-terminal domain-containing protein produces the protein MADITLYELPGCPYCAKVRSKLDDLELDYDVIEVPRSHGERTEVEKVSGQTGVPVITDEANGVEGMPESDDIVEYLEETYA, from the coding sequence ATGGCAGACATCACGCTGTACGAACTCCCGGGCTGCCCGTACTGCGCGAAGGTTCGGTCGAAACTCGACGATCTTGAACTGGACTACGACGTGATCGAGGTCCCCCGGTCCCACGGGGAGCGCACCGAGGTCGAGAAGGTCAGCGGACAGACCGGCGTGCCGGTGATCACCGACGAGGCTAATGGCGTCGAGGGGATGCCGGAGAGCGATGACATCGTCGAGTACCTCGAAGAGACCTACGCCTGA
- a CDS encoding NCS2 family permease gives MGAIDRYFGFDEHDTDLETEAIAGVTTFLAMSYIIVVNPIILSEAITIDGYGQGEIQQMIAVATILASVVAIGVMALWANRPFGLAPGMGLNAFFAFTVVLGLGVPWQVALAAVFVEGIVFIALTAVGARRYVIELFPEPVKFAVGAGIGVYLLFLGLQEMQLVVSDPDTLVTMGNVATSAVAALSLAGLALMLVLHARGIRGSIVIGILATAVAGWLLTLLGVTSPGTLTPPGSYEQFSNEGLLNVIASVQYDFTPLVAGFVDGLGMITDDPLVFVLVVFTFFFVDFFDTAGTLIGVSQIGGFLNEEGDLPEIEKPLMADAVGTTIGAMIGTSTVTTFIESSTGVEEGGRTGCTALVVGLLFLLSLLLVPVISAIPQYATYVALVVVGIIMLQGVADIDWQDPAWAIAGGLTITIMPLTASISNGLAAGIMSYPVVKAAMGETDDVSLGQWVLALAFVLYFAVFFAVDAEMFAF, from the coding sequence ATGGGGGCTATCGACCGGTACTTCGGGTTCGACGAACACGATACTGACCTCGAGACGGAAGCCATCGCGGGGGTGACGACCTTCCTGGCGATGTCCTATATCATCGTCGTCAATCCGATCATCCTCAGCGAGGCGATCACGATCGACGGCTACGGACAGGGGGAGATCCAACAGATGATCGCCGTGGCGACGATCCTCGCGTCGGTGGTCGCGATCGGCGTAATGGCGCTCTGGGCGAACCGGCCCTTCGGGCTCGCACCCGGGATGGGCCTGAACGCCTTCTTCGCGTTTACGGTCGTCCTCGGACTGGGCGTCCCGTGGCAGGTCGCGCTCGCGGCGGTCTTCGTCGAAGGGATCGTCTTCATCGCGCTGACCGCCGTCGGCGCGCGCCGGTACGTCATCGAACTGTTCCCCGAACCGGTCAAGTTCGCCGTCGGGGCCGGGATCGGCGTCTACCTGCTCTTCCTGGGTCTCCAGGAGATGCAACTCGTCGTCAGCGACCCCGACACGCTCGTGACGATGGGCAACGTCGCGACGAGCGCCGTCGCCGCGCTCTCGCTGGCCGGCCTGGCGCTGATGCTCGTCCTCCACGCCCGCGGGATCCGCGGCTCGATCGTCATCGGCATTCTCGCGACCGCGGTCGCCGGTTGGCTGTTGACCCTCCTCGGCGTCACCTCGCCAGGCACGCTCACGCCACCCGGGAGCTACGAGCAGTTCTCGAACGAGGGCCTCCTGAACGTGATCGCGAGCGTCCAGTACGACTTCACGCCGCTCGTCGCCGGGTTCGTCGACGGGCTCGGCATGATCACCGACGATCCGCTCGTCTTCGTACTGGTCGTCTTCACGTTCTTCTTCGTCGACTTCTTCGACACCGCCGGGACGCTCATCGGCGTCTCGCAGATCGGCGGCTTCCTGAACGAGGAGGGTGACCTCCCCGAGATCGAGAAACCGCTGATGGCCGACGCGGTCGGGACCACCATCGGCGCGATGATCGGCACCTCGACGGTGACGACCTTCATCGAGTCCTCGACCGGGGTCGAGGAGGGCGGCCGGACCGGCTGTACCGCTCTCGTCGTCGGTCTCCTCTTCCTGCTGTCCCTGTTGCTCGTCCCGGTGATCAGCGCCATCCCGCAGTACGCGACCTACGTCGCGCTGGTCGTCGTCGGGATCATCATGCTCCAGGGCGTCGCCGACATCGACTGGCAGGACCCGGCCTGGGCAATCGCCGGCGGGCTGACGATCACGATCATGCCGCTGACCGCCTCGATCTCGAACGGCCTGGCCGCCGGGATCATGAGCTACCCGGTCGTCAAGGCCGCCATGGGCGAAACTGACGACGTCTCGCTCGGCCAGTGGGTACTCGCACTCGCGTTCGTCCTGTACTTCGCGGTCTTCTTCGCGGTCGACGCCGAGATGTTCGCGTTCTGA
- a CDS encoding potassium channel family protein, protein MRFVIVGYGRVGSRTATILSEEGHQVVIVDNDMDRIERAGGDEFETVRGDGSDEDVLIEAGIEDAVAIGAFTPDLNANFAACMVGTHHGCRTVLRIDEDYREDIYEKYAEEVDEIVYPERLGAAGAKTALLGGDFNVVADLAANLQLTVFEIREGSPAVGKRMSELDLPESARIYAHGRAREPLTIPLPGTEFEVGDEVAVITETDRAEAVRSALLPASA, encoded by the coding sequence ATGAGGTTTGTCATCGTGGGATACGGCCGGGTCGGTTCGCGGACCGCGACCATCCTCTCCGAAGAAGGCCATCAGGTCGTCATCGTCGACAACGACATGGATCGGATCGAGCGCGCCGGCGGCGACGAGTTCGAGACGGTCCGGGGCGACGGCTCCGACGAGGACGTCCTGATCGAGGCCGGAATCGAGGACGCGGTCGCGATCGGCGCGTTCACGCCCGATCTCAACGCCAACTTCGCGGCCTGTATGGTCGGCACCCACCACGGCTGCCGGACCGTCCTGCGCATCGACGAGGACTACCGCGAGGACATCTACGAGAAGTACGCCGAGGAGGTTGACGAGATCGTCTACCCCGAGCGGCTAGGCGCCGCGGGCGCGAAGACGGCCCTGCTGGGCGGCGACTTCAACGTCGTCGCCGACCTGGCGGCGAACCTCCAGTTGACCGTCTTCGAGATCCGGGAGGGATCGCCGGCGGTCGGCAAACGGATGAGCGAACTCGACTTACCCGAGTCGGCACGGATCTACGCCCACGGCCGCGCCCGCGAACCGCTGACGATTCCGCTTCCGGGCACCGAGTTCGAGGTTGGCGACGAGGTCGCAGTCATCACGGAGACCGATCGCGCGGAGGCCGTCCGCTCGGCGTTGTTACCCGCGAGCGCGTAG
- a CDS encoding DNA methyltransferase produces the protein MTDDGERHRQSRLVIDEDGTFDAERAREESLPVEDGEVIDTDELADHQRYVEGRGVYDERNRVNDLTGREWKYATKSVIAEGYPPALQHDLRSEHGGQKPPRLCAELIGRFSKAGDTVLDPFAGVGGTLLGASLCEHEGTGLREAIGFERTERWVDIYQNVLEAENEERRARGEPPLADQDMRRGDCADLIDDVPDDSIDLLLTDVPYWHMDELEQTRNERRTRESKLGSFDGDGPGETDAEGPDGADAGDKPDERDETQTKAAWLAEMAAKFDRFADAVTPDGHVVVFIGDMYREQSYEFLSAELADAIESTAPLTLAATLIWYDPTKDLHVYGYPFSFVPSMVHQNVLVFRPESEEATGN, from the coding sequence ATGACAGACGACGGGGAGCGACACCGCCAGAGTCGCCTGGTCATCGACGAGGACGGGACGTTCGACGCCGAGCGCGCACGGGAAGAGTCCCTGCCGGTCGAGGACGGCGAAGTGATCGACACCGACGAGCTCGCGGACCACCAGCGCTACGTCGAGGGGCGGGGGGTCTACGACGAGCGAAACCGGGTGAACGATCTCACGGGTAGGGAATGGAAGTACGCCACGAAGTCCGTGATCGCGGAGGGGTATCCGCCGGCCCTCCAGCACGACCTGCGCAGCGAACACGGCGGCCAGAAGCCCCCACGGCTCTGCGCGGAGCTGATCGGCCGGTTCAGCAAGGCCGGCGACACCGTACTCGACCCCTTCGCCGGCGTCGGCGGCACCTTACTCGGCGCGAGCCTCTGCGAACACGAGGGGACGGGGCTCCGGGAGGCGATCGGCTTCGAGCGCACCGAGCGGTGGGTCGACATCTACCAGAACGTGCTCGAAGCGGAGAACGAGGAGCGGCGCGCCCGCGGCGAGCCCCCGCTCGCCGACCAGGACATGCGCCGCGGCGACTGCGCCGACCTGATCGACGACGTCCCCGACGACTCGATCGACCTCCTGCTAACGGACGTTCCCTACTGGCACATGGACGAACTCGAGCAGACGCGCAACGAGCGACGAACCCGCGAGAGCAAGTTGGGGTCGTTCGACGGGGACGGACCCGGCGAGACCGACGCCGAGGGGCCTGACGGAGCCGACGCGGGCGACAAACCCGACGAGCGCGACGAGACGCAGACGAAGGCCGCCTGGCTCGCCGAGATGGCGGCCAAGTTCGACCGGTTCGCGGACGCGGTCACGCCGGACGGCCACGTCGTCGTCTTCATCGGCGATATGTATCGCGAGCAGTCCTACGAATTCCTCTCGGCCGAACTCGCCGACGCGATCGAGTCGACCGCACCCCTGACGCTCGCGGCGACCCTGATCTGGTACGACCCCACGAAGGACCTCCACGTCTACGGCTATCCCTTCTCGTTCGTCCCTTCGATGGTCCACCAGAACGTGCTCGTCTTCCGGCCCGAATCGGAGGAGGCAACCGGGAACTGA
- a CDS encoding glutathione S-transferase family protein produces the protein MNMLVDGEWRTDAHETTNEEGAFERQETAFRNRIRDESDAEFQLEAGRYHLYVSSACPWAHRTLVTRALTGLEDSISVSVVDPYRDEDGWQFTPEKEGCTRDHVHDADYLRELYVRADPDATCRVTVPVLWDKQTDTIVNNESAEIMRMLDTEFDGVASRDVDIYPEDYRDAVDRIIDEIYEPINNGVYRAGFATEQAPYDEAVDDLFSALDHWDEVLADQRYLAGDRLTEADVAMFTTLVRFDSVYHTHFMCNVQYVREYDNLWPYLRDLYQTPGVAKTVNMDHITEHYYTTHPDVNPSGIIARGPDLNFEASHDRDELPGGPPSDLTAAASDD, from the coding sequence ATGAACATGCTCGTCGACGGCGAGTGGCGGACCGACGCGCACGAGACGACGAACGAGGAGGGGGCGTTCGAGCGTCAGGAGACGGCGTTCCGAAACCGGATCCGCGACGAGTCCGACGCCGAGTTTCAGCTGGAGGCGGGCCGGTACCACCTCTACGTCTCCTCCGCGTGCCCGTGGGCCCACCGGACGTTGGTCACGCGAGCGCTGACGGGCCTTGAGGACTCGATTTCCGTCTCAGTGGTCGACCCCTACCGCGACGAGGATGGCTGGCAGTTCACGCCCGAGAAGGAGGGATGTACGCGCGATCACGTCCACGACGCGGACTACCTTCGGGAGCTGTACGTCCGGGCCGATCCGGACGCCACCTGTCGCGTGACGGTGCCGGTCCTCTGGGACAAGCAGACGGACACCATCGTCAACAACGAGTCCGCGGAGATCATGCGGATGCTCGACACCGAGTTCGACGGTGTCGCGAGCCGGGACGTGGATATCTACCCCGAGGACTATCGGGACGCGGTCGACCGGATCATCGACGAGATCTACGAGCCGATCAACAACGGGGTCTACCGCGCCGGCTTCGCGACCGAGCAAGCGCCCTACGACGAGGCGGTCGACGACCTCTTTTCGGCGCTCGACCACTGGGACGAGGTCCTGGCGGACCAGCGCTACCTCGCCGGCGATCGGCTGACCGAGGCCGACGTCGCGATGTTCACGACGCTCGTCAGGTTCGACAGTGTATACCACACCCACTTCATGTGTAACGTTCAGTACGTCCGCGAGTACGACAACCTCTGGCCGTACCTGCGCGATCTCTACCAGACGCCAGGCGTCGCGAAAACGGTGAACATGGACCACATCACGGAACACTACTACACGACTCACCCGGACGTCAACCCCAGCGGAATCATCGCGCGCGGTCCGGACCTAAACTTCGAGGCGTCTCACGACCGCGACGAACTTCCGGGCGGGCCGCCGTCGGACCTGACCGCGGCGGCGAGCGACGACTAA
- a CDS encoding DUF7535 family protein — protein sequence MSIKVSESTGYGPNTQMTLFGYVMAAILVIVLIPVIPVLVPAWILWKVFVSEDEFEHSFEDWRRGRESGQPPSGS from the coding sequence ATGTCTATCAAGGTGTCCGAATCGACCGGCTACGGGCCGAACACCCAGATGACCCTGTTCGGCTACGTGATGGCCGCGATTCTCGTCATCGTCCTCATTCCGGTGATCCCGGTGCTCGTCCCCGCGTGGATCCTCTGGAAAGTATTCGTCTCCGAGGACGAGTTCGAGCACAGCTTCGAGGACTGGCGGCGCGGCCGCGAGTCGGGTCAGCCGCCAAGCGGATCGTAA
- a CDS encoding NAD-dependent epimerase/dehydratase family protein, translated as MTDIAITGASGNVGREAIDAFPDDDHDLTLFSHSETEDLDAEPLEITDREQFVDALDGQDVLIHLAANPSPRAEWDEVRGPNVDGVYNAFEAAAANNLERVVFASSNHAVNMKNTVSGIRPESTVGNPGIVRPDGPADPDTYYGVTKVFGEAMGSYYAKRHGFDVVNLRIGWLLTRDELRQECEERDASGERYARAMWLSPEDCRRVLNAAATTTLETTPLIAHGISDNSERFLSLSETMLELGYRPQDNAEAVLSDESNGRDGPETT; from the coding sequence ATGACCGATATCGCCATCACCGGCGCATCGGGCAACGTGGGCAGGGAGGCCATCGACGCGTTTCCTGACGACGATCACGACCTCACCCTCTTCTCTCACAGCGAGACCGAGGATCTCGACGCGGAGCCCCTCGAGATCACCGACCGCGAGCAGTTCGTCGACGCGCTCGACGGCCAGGACGTGCTGATCCACCTGGCAGCCAACCCGTCGCCGCGGGCCGAGTGGGACGAGGTCCGCGGGCCGAACGTCGACGGGGTCTACAACGCGTTCGAGGCCGCGGCGGCGAACAACCTCGAGCGGGTGGTCTTCGCGAGTTCGAACCACGCGGTCAACATGAAAAACACCGTCTCGGGGATCCGACCGGAGTCGACGGTCGGGAACCCGGGGATCGTCAGACCGGACGGTCCGGCGGACCCCGACACCTACTACGGCGTCACGAAGGTCTTCGGCGAGGCGATGGGATCGTACTACGCGAAACGCCACGGCTTCGACGTGGTCAACCTGCGGATCGGCTGGCTGCTCACCCGCGACGAACTCCGGCAGGAATGCGAGGAGCGGGACGCCTCCGGCGAGCGGTACGCCCGCGCGATGTGGCTCAGTCCCGAGGACTGCCGACGGGTGCTCAACGCGGCCGCGACGACGACGCTCGAGACGACGCCGCTGATCGCCCACGGAATCTCCGATAATTCCGAGCGGTTCCTCTCGCTGTCCGAGACCATGCTCGAACTCGGGTATCGACCGCAGGACAACGCCGAAGCGGTGCTGAGCGACGAGTCGAACGGTCGCGACGGCCCCGAGACGACCTGA